Part of the Micromonospora rhizosphaerae genome is shown below.
AAATCGCCATGCACCGCTCGCCGGCCGAACCGAAGCCGGCGTTCACCGCGGCGTCGGCGACCAGGTCGAGATCGGCGTCGGGCAGCACCAGCATGTGGTTCTTCGCGCCGCCCAGCGCCTGGACCCGCTTGCCGTGCGCGGTGGCCGTCTCGTACACGTACCGGGCGATCGGGGTGGAGCCGACGAACGACACGGCCGCCACGTCCGGGCTCGTCAACAGCGCGTCGACGGCCTCCTTGTCGCCGTGCACCACGTTCATCACGCCGTCCGGCAGGCCCGCCTCGGTCCACAGCCGAGCCATCGCCACCGCCGCCGACGGGTCCTTCTCGCTGGGCTTGAGGATGACCGCGTTGCCGCAGGCGATGGCGATCGGCACGAACCAGAGCGGGACCATGGCCGGGAAGTTGAACGGCGAGATCACCGCCACCACGCCGAGCGCCTGCCGGATCGAGTACACGTCCACGTTCGTGGACGCGCCCTCGGTGTGCCCGCCCTGTAGGAGGTGCGGGATGCCGCAGGCGAACTCGGCGACCTCCAGCCCCCGGGTGACCTCGCCGAGCGCGTCGTCGAGCACCTTGCCATGCTCGGCGGTGATCAGCGCGGCGATCTCCTCCTTGCGCTGGTTGAGCAGCTCCCGGAAGGCGAACAGCACCCGGGTGCGGCGAGCCAGCGAGGCGTCGGCCCAGCTCCGGGCGGCGGTCGCCGCCTTGGCGGCCACCTCGGCCACGAGCTCGGCCGAGGCGAGGTCGACCTGACCGGTGACGGCGCCCGACGCGGGGTTGTAGACCTCGCCGGTCCGCTCCGGCACACCGGTCCAGTCGTGGCCGCCGATCAGGTGGGTGATCCGGGTGGGCACGGTGCTCATGCTCACGCTCACGCTCCTTTGTTTCTGGGTGGGACAGAAGGCCGTCGGGGTGGGGCCCCGACCGACCTCACGGCCGGAGGATCTCGGCGCGGTCGGCGAGCTCGACCCGGACCGGCTGGCCGGTGCCGAGCGAGGCCACGCCGGCCTCGCAGACCGCGCTGGCGGCGTAGCCGTCCCAGGTGGTCGGGCCGGCCACCACACCACGACGGCAGGCCCGGGCCCACTCCTGGACCTCGATGTCGTACGCGCGGGCGAAGCGCTCGCGGTAGTCGTCCGGGATCCGGCCCCCGTAGGCGTTGTCCCGCCGAACCAGCATCTCCTGGCCCAGGCCGATGGTGGCGCTGCCCAACTCGGCCACCGCCTCGCAGCGCACCTCGTAGCCGACCTGCGAGTTGACGAAGACCTCGGTGGTGGCCACGCCGCCGCCCGCCATCTGGAAGATGGCCACCTGCGGGTCGCGCAGGCCCTCCGGGGCTCGACCGCTCGGGGTCGGCGTGAGCAGCGTGACGGTCTCGATCTCGGCGCCGAACAGCCACCGGCAGACGTCCACCTCGTGGACGAGCGAGTCGTTGACGATCGCCGCCGAGTCCCGGAACCAGGCCGGCGAGGTCTTGTTCCGGTGGATGTTGTGCACCAGCAGCAGCCGGCCGAGCTCGCCGTCGTCGAGGAGCCGCCGCAGCTCGGCGTACTCGGGATCGAACCGGCGCATGAAGCCGACCTGGACCAGCGGTCGCCCGGCCTTGTCCCGCTCGACCTCTACCAGGCGCAGCGCGGAGGCGCTGTCCATGGTCAGCGGCTTCTCGCAGAGGGTGTACTTGCCGTGCGCGAGACAGGCGAGGACCTGCTCCTCGTGCGCGAAGCCGGGCGAGGCGATGAGCACGGCCTCCACGGCGTCGTCGGCGATCAGGTCGAGCGGATTGGCGATGGCGCGCACGCCCGGATAGCGCGCGGCCACCTCGGCGGCCCGCGCACTGTCGGCGTCGGCGACGGCAACCAGCTCCGCGCCGGAGATCCGGGTGGCCAGCCGGTCGGCGTGGTCGGTGCCCATGGTCCCCACACCGATGACACCCACCCGCAGCGGACGCTCCGTCATCCGTCAACCTCCTCGATCGGCGTCAGCAGTGCCCGCTGCGCCGCCTTCTTCTCGATGTACTCGTCGTACGCCCGGCGGGTTGAGTCGAGATCGCTGACCTGGCTGACCGGGACGTCCCACCAGGACTCGCTGCCCGGTGCGTGGACCAGCGGGTCGGTCTCCACATGGATCACGATCGGGCCGCCGTCGGCGGGCGCCGCCTTGGCGTCCTTGATCGCCTGCTCCAGGCCGGCCCGAGAGTGCACCTCGATCACCGTCGCGCCGAGACTGCGCGCGTTGGCCGCGAGGTCCACCGGCAGCCGGGTGCCGTCCAGCCGCCCGCTGGCCGCGTCGCGGTAGCGGTAGCCGGTGCCGAAGCGCTGCGAGCCGAGCGACTCGGAGAGCGAGCCGATCGAGTGGAAGCCGTGGTTCTGCACCAGCACGACGATGACCTTGACCCGCTCCTGCACGGCGGTGACCAGCTCGGTCGGCATCATCAGGTACGAGCCGTCGCCCACCAGGACGAAGACGTCCCGGTCCGGGTCGGCCAGCCGCACCCCGAGGCCACCGGGGATCTCGTAGCCCATGCAGGAGTAGCCGTACTCGACGTGGTAGCCCTTCGGGTCCCGGACCCGCCACAGCTTGTGCAGGTCGCCGGGCATCGAGCCGGCGGCGCAGACCACCACGTCGCGCGGATCGGAGAGCTCGTTGACGCAGCCCAGCACGGTGCCCTGGGTCAGTACGCCGGCGGCCAACCGCTCGGTCACCTCCGGCGACGGGTGGTATGTCGCCTCCACCTTGGCGTCCCAGGCGCGGAACAGCTCCGCCTGCTCGGCCCGGTACTCCGGTGCGACCTCGTGCCCGGCGAGCGCCTCGTGCAGTGCGGTGAGCGCCGTGCGGGCATCGGCCACCACCGGCAGGCCGGCGAGCTTGCCGGCGTCGAACCGGGCGATGTTGACGTTGACGAACCGCACCCCCGCCTCCTGGAAGGCGGTGCGCGAGGCGGTGGTGAAGTCGCTGTACCGGGTGCCGACACCGATCACCAGGTCGGCCGTGCGGGCCAGCGCGTTGGCCGCCGTGGTGCCGGTGGAACCGACCGCCCCCATGGACTGCGGATGCCCGTGCGGCAGCGCGCCCTTGCCGGCCTGGGTCTCCGCCACCGGGATGCCGGTGGCGTCGCAGAAGGCGCGCAGTGCGGCCTCGGCACCGGAGTAGTGCACGCCGCCGCCAGCCACCACCAGCGGCCGGCGGGCCGACCGGATCAGCGCCGCGGCCCGCTCGATGAGGTCCGGCTCCGCCGGCGGTCGCGGCACCCGCCAGGTGCGCGGCGCGAACAGCTCGACCGGCCAGTCGTACGCCTCGGCCTGCACGTCCTGCGGCAGCTCGATGGTGACCGCCCCGGTCTCGACCGGGTCGGTGAGCACCCGCATTGCGCCGAGCAGGGCCGTCGGCAGGTGCTCCGGCCGGTCCACCCGGTCGAAGTATCGGGACAGCGGGCGGAAGGCGTCATTGACCGTACGGTCGCCGGTCTCCGGCATCTCGATCTCCTGCAGCACCGGCCGGGCCACCCGGGTGGCGAACGTGCCGGAGGGCAGCAGCAGCACCGGGATCCGGTTCACGGTGGCCAGCGCCGCGCCGGTGAGCATGTTGGTCGAGCCGGGGCCGACCGAGGCGGTGCACGCCCAGGTGGTCAGCCGGTCCCGGTGCCGGGCGTACGCGACCGCCGTGTGCACCATCGCCTGCTCGTTGCGGACCAGCACGTACGGCAGCCGGTCCGGGCCGTCGGCCAGTTCGTCCTGCAGCAGCGCCTGGCCGAGTCCGGCCACGTTGCCGTGCCCGAAGATGCCCAGGCAGCCGGCGAAGAGCCGGTGCCGCTCACCGTCCCGCTCGGTCCACTGGACGGCGAGGAAACGCACCACGGCCTGACCCACGGTCAGCCGAACCGTGCCGGCGCTGGTCGTCATCGGTAGCCTCCGCTGGCCAGTCGAGGATCGACGGACTGCCCGTCCCAGGTGCCCCGGACCCAGCCGTGGGCCGGGTCGTCGCAGATCAGCCAGGCCCGGGTCGCGCCGGGGCCGGCCATCACGTTCAGGTAGTAGAGGTCGTAGCCGGGCGGGGCCATCGCCGGCCCGTGCCAGCCGTGCGGCACCAGCACCACGTCACCGGTACGCACCTCCGCCAGCACGTCCAGCGGACGCTCGGCGGTGCCGTAGACCCGCTGGTAGGCGATCGGATCACCGGAGCCGTCGGCGTCCGTCCGGAGTTCGAAGTAGTAGATCTCCTCCAGCTCGGTCTCCGCCCCGGGCCGCTCCTCGTCGTGCTTGTGCGGCGGGTAGGAGCTCCAGTTGCCGGCCGGTGTGATCACCTCGCAGGCGATGATCGAGTCGGCGTCGAGGACGTCCGGCACGCCGAAGTTGCGGACCAGCCGGGACGCCGTACCGGCGCCGCGCAGCTCGACGGGGACGTCGGCGGCGGCCAGGTGGCGGAACGGCGGGGTGGTGGCCCGCTTGGTGGCCGTCGCCCCGCAGAGCGCCACCCGGGCCGGGCCCGAACCGTCGTTGCGCGCGGTGAGCTGACTGCCGCGCGGGACGTACGCCACGTCGGTGGGCCCGGCAAAGACGTCCGCCCGGCCGGCGAGCTCGGCCTCGTGGCGCTCGCCGCCGCCGTCCACCGCGGACACGACGCAGCCGCCCCGCAGCGGCACGACGACGACCTCGGTCTCGCCGAGGTCGACCGCCACCTGCTCGCCGGGGGCCAGCTCGGCCACCCGCAGGCTGGTGTGCCGCCAGCCGGGGGTGGCGTCGGTGATCGACACCCGGAAGCCGCCCTCGGTGGCGCTTCCGTCCGGCCAGACCCAGCGCGCGTTGTCTCCGGTCACCGCCCGCCTCCGTGCACCAGCGCGGCGGCAGTGTCCACCGCTGCCGCCACGTCTCCGTCCGGCGGGTAGAGCAGTGCCCGCCCCACCACGAGGCCCCGCACGCTGGGTAGGTCGAGCGCCGCCGCCCAGCTCGCGTACGTCTCGTCCGCCGGGCCGGTCGGGTCGCCACCGAGCAGCAGGGTGGGCAGCGTGGTCGCGGCCATGACCCGGGGCAGGTCGGCCACGACCGGCAGCTTCAGCCAGGTGTGCCGGCTGGTCGCGCCGAGCCCGGTGGCGATCTGGACGGCGCGGATGGTCGAGTCGGGGTCGAGCAGGTTGCGCACCCGGTCGCCGTCGCGGACCGAGAGGAAGGGCTCTACCATTGCCATCACCTCGTGCCCGGCGAGCCCGGTGACCGCGTGGGCGCTGGCCTCCAGGGTGGCCGCGGTAGCGGGATCGTCCAGGCAGATGCGGACGAGCATCTTGCCGCCGTCGAGCCGCCGGGCGGCGATCTCCTCGGCCGTGTAGGCGGTGAACCGGTCGTCGAGCTCGAAGGCCGCACCCTGCAGACCGCCCCGGTTCATCGAACCGATGACGACCTTGTCCTCCAGCGCGCCGAGCAGCAGCAGGTCGTCGAGGATGTCCGGGGTGCCGAGCACCCCGTCCACGCCCGGCCGGGACAGCGCGACGACCAAACGGTCCAGCAGGCCGGCCCGGGAGGCCATGGCGAGCCCGTCGCCACGGACGCCGAGCGCGCCGCGCGCCGGGTGGTCCGCGGCCACGATCAGCAGCCGCCCGTCCGCGCCGACCAGCTCGCGCCGGTTCCGGCTCCGCCAGCCGTCGGTGATCCGCCGCGGCTCGCGTACCCGGATCTCGGTCAGCTCGGCGGTCTCGAACCGCCGCGGTGCCAGCGTCACTGCGGGATCTCCTTCCCGGCACCGGCCGGGACCGTGGCGGCGCCGGCCGCGCCGTCCAGGTCGGTGGTGCCCGCGGCGAGCACCGCCTCGACCTCGACCTCGGTCGGCATGGCGGTGGAGCACTCCAGCCGGCCGGCCACGATCGCGCCCGCCGCGTTGGCGAACCGCAGGATCCGAGGCAGATCCCAGCCGCTGAGCAGGCCGTGGACCAGTGCCCCGCCGAAGGCGTCGCCGGCCCCCAACCCGTTCACCACCCGTACCGGGAACGGCGGCACCTCGACCCGCTCGGTCGCCGTCGCGGCCAGGACGCCCTTCGGCCCCTGCTTCACGACCGCCAGCTCCACGCCGCGCTCCAGCAGGGCGTCCGCCGCACGGTGCGGGTCGGTCTCGCCGACCGCCACGGCGCACTCCTCGCGGTTGCCGACGGCGACGGTGACGTGGTCGAGCGCCCGGCGTACCTGATCGGTGGCCTCGGCCGGGTCGGGCCAGAACATCGGCCGGTAGTCGAGGTCCAGCACGGTGTGCGAGCGACGGCCTCGGGCCTGCCAGGCCGCGAAGTGCGCGGCGCGGGAGGGCTCCTGGGACAGGCCGGTGACGGTGGCCCAGAAGACCCGGGCCGTGCGGATCGCGTCGACCGGCAGCTCGTCGGCCTCGAGCAGCAGGTCCGGGGCGATCGGGTAACGGTAGAAGTAGAGCGGGAAGTCGTCCGGTGGGAAGACTTCGCAGAAGGTGACCGGAGTGGGCGGCCCGGACACCGCGCTGACGAACCGGTCGTCGACACCGAGCCGGCGCAGCTCCTTCCGGACGTAACGACCGAAGGGGTCCTGCCCGGTCCGGGTGATGATCGCCGAGTGCCGGCCGTGCCGGGCGGCGGCCACCGCCACGTTCGTCGCGCTGCCGCCGAGGAACTTCTCGAACCGCCTGACGTCCTCCAGGCCCACGCCGTGGTCCAGCGGGTAGATGTCCACGCCGCACCGGCCCACGGCCACCAGGTCGTACGTCGACGGCTCGCGCTCCGGCCGCCCGTCTGTCATTGGGGCCCCCATGCCGTCAGCGGCCCGCCGGGATCGACCCGGCCACGTCGAGCAGGTAGGCGATGCTGGCCCGGACGTCCGCCACCGGACCGGCCTCACCCTCGGGCGGACCGGCCAGCACGGTGTCCTGTTCGAGCACGTACCAGCCCTGGTAGCCGGCGTGCTCCAGCGCGGTGACGATGGCCCGCACGTCGACATCGCCCTCGCCGAGCGGCGCGTACATGCCGCGCGCCACCGCCTCGCTGTAGGTGACCTCGCCGGCGCGTACCCGCTCGGCCCACTCGGCCCGCACGTCCTTGAGATGCACGTGCGCGATCCGACGGGGGTGCTCGCGGGCCACGGCGACCGGGTCACCCCCGCCGACGAGCAGATGACCGGTGTCCAGGCATAGTCCGATCCGGCTGCCGGCGAGCACCCGGTCGGTCTCGGCGCCGGTCTCCACCATCGTGCCCACGTGCGGGTGCAGCGTGGCCACCAGGCCGTGCCGGGCGGCCAGCGCGTCGATCCGGTCGAGGTTGCCCAGCAGGGTGGCCCAGCCGGTGTCGTCGAGCGCGGGTCGGTTGTCGTAGCCGTCGGTGCCGGTCGCGGCGGCGAGCACCACCGTGGACGCCTGCGCGGCGACCAGGCCGACGATCGCCCGGGACACCTCGGGTACCGGGTCGTGGTCCGGATCGTGCAGCACCACCGGCACGAACTGGCCGACGGCGGTGAGATCGTGCCCGGTGAGGGTGGCCGTCTTGCCGACCGGATCGTCCGGGAGAAACCCGTCCGGGCCGAACTCGGTGGCCACCAGACCAAGGTCCCGCATCTGCCGGAGCACGGTCTCCGGGGCG
Proteins encoded:
- the iolB gene encoding 5-deoxy-glucuronate isomerase, which encodes MTGDNARWVWPDGSATEGGFRVSITDATPGWRHTSLRVAELAPGEQVAVDLGETEVVVVPLRGGCVVSAVDGGGERHEAELAGRADVFAGPTDVAYVPRGSQLTARNDGSGPARVALCGATATKRATTPPFRHLAAADVPVELRGAGTASRLVRNFGVPDVLDADSIIACEVITPAGNWSSYPPHKHDEERPGAETELEEIYYFELRTDADGSGDPIAYQRVYGTAERPLDVLAEVRTGDVVLVPHGWHGPAMAPPGYDLYYLNVMAGPGATRAWLICDDPAHGWVRGTWDGQSVDPRLASGGYR
- the iolC gene encoding 5-dehydro-2-deoxygluconokinase, with the translated sequence MTDGRPEREPSTYDLVAVGRCGVDIYPLDHGVGLEDVRRFEKFLGGSATNVAVAAARHGRHSAIITRTGQDPFGRYVRKELRRLGVDDRFVSAVSGPPTPVTFCEVFPPDDFPLYFYRYPIAPDLLLEADELPVDAIRTARVFWATVTGLSQEPSRAAHFAAWQARGRRSHTVLDLDYRPMFWPDPAEATDQVRRALDHVTVAVGNREECAVAVGETDPHRAADALLERGVELAVVKQGPKGVLAATATERVEVPPFPVRVVNGLGAGDAFGGALVHGLLSGWDLPRILRFANAAGAIVAGRLECSTAMPTEVEVEAVLAAGTTDLDGAAGAATVPAGAGKEIPQ
- a CDS encoding Gfo/Idh/MocA family protein; translated protein: MTERPLRVGVIGVGTMGTDHADRLATRISGAELVAVADADSARAAEVAARYPGVRAIANPLDLIADDAVEAVLIASPGFAHEEQVLACLAHGKYTLCEKPLTMDSASALRLVEVERDKAGRPLVQVGFMRRFDPEYAELRRLLDDGELGRLLLVHNIHRNKTSPAWFRDSAAIVNDSLVHEVDVCRWLFGAEIETVTLLTPTPSGRAPEGLRDPQVAIFQMAGGGVATTEVFVNSQVGYEVRCEAVAELGSATIGLGQEMLVRRDNAYGGRIPDDYRERFARAYDIEVQEWARACRRGVVAGPTTWDGYAASAVCEAGVASLGTGQPVRVELADRAEILRP
- a CDS encoding Cgl0159 family (beta/alpha)8-fold protein, which produces MTLAPRRFETAELTEIRVREPRRITDGWRSRNRRELVGADGRLLIVAADHPARGALGVRGDGLAMASRAGLLDRLVVALSRPGVDGVLGTPDILDDLLLLGALEDKVVIGSMNRGGLQGAAFELDDRFTAYTAEEIAARRLDGGKMLVRICLDDPATAATLEASAHAVTGLAGHEVMAMVEPFLSVRDGDRVRNLLDPDSTIRAVQIATGLGATSRHTWLKLPVVADLPRVMAATTLPTLLLGGDPTGPADETYASWAAALDLPSVRGLVVGRALLYPPDGDVAAAVDTAAALVHGGGR
- the iolD gene encoding 3D-(3,5/4)-trihydroxycyclohexane-1,2-dione acylhydrolase (decyclizing), which codes for MTTSAGTVRLTVGQAVVRFLAVQWTERDGERHRLFAGCLGIFGHGNVAGLGQALLQDELADGPDRLPYVLVRNEQAMVHTAVAYARHRDRLTTWACTASVGPGSTNMLTGAALATVNRIPVLLLPSGTFATRVARPVLQEIEMPETGDRTVNDAFRPLSRYFDRVDRPEHLPTALLGAMRVLTDPVETGAVTIELPQDVQAEAYDWPVELFAPRTWRVPRPPAEPDLIERAAALIRSARRPLVVAGGGVHYSGAEAALRAFCDATGIPVAETQAGKGALPHGHPQSMGAVGSTGTTAANALARTADLVIGVGTRYSDFTTASRTAFQEAGVRFVNVNIARFDAGKLAGLPVVADARTALTALHEALAGHEVAPEYRAEQAELFRAWDAKVEATYHPSPEVTERLAAGVLTQGTVLGCVNELSDPRDVVVCAAGSMPGDLHKLWRVRDPKGYHVEYGYSCMGYEIPGGLGVRLADPDRDVFVLVGDGSYLMMPTELVTAVQERVKVIVVLVQNHGFHSIGSLSESLGSQRFGTGYRYRDAASGRLDGTRLPVDLAANARSLGATVIEVHSRAGLEQAIKDAKAAPADGGPIVIHVETDPLVHAPGSESWWDVPVSQVSDLDSTRRAYDEYIEKKAAQRALLTPIEEVDG
- a CDS encoding CoA-acylating methylmalonate-semialdehyde dehydrogenase; its protein translation is MSTVPTRITHLIGGHDWTGVPERTGEVYNPASGAVTGQVDLASAELVAEVAAKAATAARSWADASLARRTRVLFAFRELLNQRKEEIAALITAEHGKVLDDALGEVTRGLEVAEFACGIPHLLQGGHTEGASTNVDVYSIRQALGVVAVISPFNFPAMVPLWFVPIAIACGNAVILKPSEKDPSAAVAMARLWTEAGLPDGVMNVVHGDKEAVDALLTSPDVAAVSFVGSTPIARYVYETATAHGKRVQALGGAKNHMLVLPDADLDLVADAAVNAGFGSAGERCMAISALVAVEPVADQLIAKIKERMAGLRTGDGTKGCDMGPLVTAAHRDKVAGYVQAGVEAGATLVVDGRTGPFDGDEGGFWLGPTLFDHVTPEMSIYREEIFGPVLSVVRVPSYDAGLDLINANPYGNGTAIFTNDGGAARRFQHEVQVGMVGINVPIPVPVAYYSFGGWKHSLFGDTHAHGMDGVRFFTRGKVVTSRWLDPSHGGLNLGFPQNA
- a CDS encoding TIM barrel protein, translated to MTQPSTLAARVAGAPISWGVCEVPGWGYQLAPETVLRQMRDLGLVATEFGPDGFLPDDPVGKTATLTGHDLTAVGQFVPVVLHDPDHDPVPEVSRAIVGLVAAQASTVVLAAATGTDGYDNRPALDDTGWATLLGNLDRIDALAARHGLVATLHPHVGTMVETGAETDRVLAGSRIGLCLDTGHLLVGGGDPVAVAREHPRRIAHVHLKDVRAEWAERVRAGEVTYSEAVARGMYAPLGEGDVDVRAIVTALEHAGYQGWYVLEQDTVLAGPPEGEAGPVADVRASIAYLLDVAGSIPAGR